From the genome of Ptychodera flava strain L36383 chromosome 22, AS_Pfla_20210202, whole genome shotgun sequence, one region includes:
- the LOC139122572 gene encoding cilia- and flagella-associated protein 299-like, translated as MADEEATAGSDNIVTEFNTYEDFLDSQITSLDLYYLEDEELARQLVELGYRGSGEVLKREEFEARKAAAEASRLSKRSQQKTLASSGKDLKNAFLRALAQREEANRSGKMTTIIFIRDKNSRGQEISGYIDYAHRLKTEDFEPYFSGRKRLLPRPSDLSFYNWETQSSTSNPTPNYQVIAENASGLLFKNKRDRKILNVDPKASTPGDNSTRTVLECPQYTQVVIYDHITRRKT; from the exons ATGGCGGACGAAGAAGCCACGGCTGGAAGTGACAATATCGTCACCGAATTTAACACATACGAAGATTTTCTCGATTCGCAGATAACGTCGCTTGATTTATACTATCTTGAG GATGAAGAGCTGGCAAGGCAACTTGTAGAGCTTGGTTATCGAGGCAGTGGTGAAGTGTTGAAGAGAGAGGAATTTGAAGCAAGAAAAGCCGCTGCAGAGGCAAGCAGACTCTCCAAGAGAAGCCAACAGAA aacacTAGCCAGCTCAGGCAAAGATCTCAAGAATGCCTTCTTAAGAGCATTGGCCCAGAGAGAGGAGGCTAACAGAAGTGGTAAAATGACAACCATAATATTCATCCGGGATAAAAACTCGAGGGGGCAGGAGATTTCTGGTTACATAGACTATGCACACAGACTGAAGACAGAGGACTTTGAGCCGTATTTCTCAGGTAGAAAGAGACTTCTTCCAAGGCCATCAGATCTTAG TTTTTACAACTGGGAAACACAGTCATCAACGTCAAATCCAACACCAAATTATCAAGTGATAGCAGAAAATGCATCTGGTTTACTATTTAAAAATAAGAGAGATCGTAAGATCCTGAATGTGGATCCAAAG GCAAGCACACCTGGTGACAACTCAACCAGGACTGTATTAGAGTGTCCGCAGTATACCCAGGTGGTTATATATGATCACATCACCAGGAGAAAAACATAA